The bacterium sequence TTTGTTCAGATTGACGATCGCCGCGTCGATGCGAGTCTGTCGGGAAAAATCCAACAGGCCGCGGACGATGCGACGACACCGGTCAGTCTCAGCCATGATCCGCTGTAGATCTTTGGCCTGACGGCTCTCCTTGTTCGCCTGCTCCAATAAAAGTCCGGAGTAGATGAGAATGCCGCCCAGGGGATTGTTGAGTTCATGGGCCACGCCGGCCGCCAGTTGACCGACCGAGGCAAGCTTTTCGGACTGCACCAACTGCTGTTGAGTCTTCTGCAGGGTGGTGAGCGAGTCCTTCAACTCGCGATTCGCTCGGGTCAGCTCCTCCTGAACCGACTCCAGCTTTTCGACCATATAGGGCAGACACATCTCCGCTTCCGCAAAACCCTGCAGCACCGCGATGGCCTTTTCGCGGCAACTGGGATAACCGCAGGCGCCGCAATTCAGTTCGTCCTCGAGGGCAACTTTGCCGGTGACCGCTAAAATACGGCGGATGTCCTCTTCCGGCGGCATCGGCGTGTCCAGATGTTCGGGTGTAAACGTACGATGCAGGTCCACTCCGTTAAACGCCGCAGCGACGTCCAGGTTCTGCGTTCGGGTTTTACAATAGCCGATGACCTTGTCCCGGCGAACGAACCCGGAGAGCGCGTTCGCCATCTGCGGACCATTGATGCATCCTTCGCAGAAGAGCAGATCGAGGAAACGCGCTTCGATCTTGCCCTCCGCGGTCTTGGCGATGGCTTCCAGAACCCGATCGCGGCCGTCGGTCACGGCAATTTCTTCATGCAGCACGCCATACTCCAGGGCGGCGCTTTCAAGCAGTCCGCCGGAGAGCGGAAACGCGCGGCCCAATCCGGCCTCCGGATTGTCAAACGGCGCATCCTCCTGTTCTGCCGGGTCGATGTCCGCCGACTCCAGCATATCCAGAATCTCTTCGTAGGTCAGCACCTCTTCAATCACGCCGGCGACCTGCGGATCCACCATCTCTTTTTTCTTGGCGATGCAGGGGCCGATGAACACCAGGCGACTGTCCGAGCCAAGACGGCGGCGAAGAAGTCGGCCCAACGCAATCATGGGCGAGACCACAGGAGCCAGAACCAGCACCAGCTCGGGATAGTATTTTTCAATATAATTGACCACCGCCGGACAGGGTGAGCTGATCAGCATGGGCATCACGTCCTGGTGCACGAGCTCGGCGTATTGCTGCGCCACGCCGTCGGCGCCCAGCGCGACCTCCCATACCTGGGCAAAGCCCAACCGACGCAAGCTTCTGACCATCTGGGTCGGCCGCACGTCGGTAAAAGCGGCCGGAAACGACGGCGCCAGCAGAGCGATCACTGGTTGATCCCCGGCCAGCATGTTCCGTACCGGCGTCACGCCGTCGCGGATTTTTTTCGCCTTTTGCGGACACACCTTGACGCAATAACCGCAGGCGATGCACCGCTCGGCCATCACCTTGGCCTGTCCATTCTCCACGCGGATGGCTTTGGCCGGGCATCGGCGAACGCAGGAATAACAGCGTTTGCACCGCGTTTCGATTGTCGTGACAATTTGCTGCATGCCAGCGCATTCTATTTGGCAAAAATAAAATAGAGAACGAACAACAGCACGACGAAAACCACCAAGGTGGTGATCACCATCTGCATCACATGACGGTTCTCTTTGCGCAACAGTAGATTTTCGCGCAGCAAGTGCTGATGTTCGATGACATGGCGCAGCACATGCGACAGTTTTTCCGGCGGAAACGGCTTGGTGATGAAATCGTAGGCGCCCTCCTTCATGGATTGCACCGCGTTTTCGACAGTGGCGAACGCGGTGATCATGACGACCGGCAATCCCGGACGCTTTTCCTTGATCTTGCGCACCAGCGTGATGCCATCCATACCCGGCATTTTTATATCCGCGACGATCACGGTCGGATCGACCTGATCGAGCATCTGCAGCGCCTCCATCCCCGACTCGGCGGCGGCGACGCCGAACCCATCCTCCTGCAGCCATTCGACCAATGAATCACGCATCACTTTTTCATCATCCACGATCAGTACGATATCCTCTTTTGACATGATCGAAGGTCCTCCTTGAGTTTCTCTTTATTTCGCGGGCGATCCGCAGGCCCCGGCCCACGACCTCAGGCGGCCGCCCGCGGCAGCCGGAGCGTGAACGTCGTGCCGGCTGAAACCTGGCTCTGCACATGGATCGTCCCATGATGCTTGACGACGATGCTGTACACCACCGAGAGGCCGAGCCCAGTGCCTTTTTTATCCAATTTGGTGGTAAAGAACGGATCGAATATTCTGCTCATGTGTTCTCTGGGAATGCCCTCGCCGGTGTCCTGAATCTCTATCTCCACCTGATCGACGCTTTTCTGCCTGCTGCGCACGAACAGCTCGCCCCCTTTCGGCATCGCCTGCGCCGCATTGATCAGAATGTTCAACAGCACCTGCTGCATCTGTTTCAAGTCCGCCTGGATAAACTCATCGGGCTCTGGATAGGTTTCGGTGATATGAATGTTCTGCAGCTCGAACTGATGGCTCAAAAGAAAAAGCGATTTCTTGATCAGTTCGGTCACTGATATCCGGGTCACGTCCGGATCGGTCGGGCGGGCGAAATCAAGCAGCTCTTTGACGATCTCGGAGACGCGGCGCATCTCCGTCTCCATAATATCCAGGTAGCGCAGGATGCCGGAAAGCGTCTGCTCGGGCAGCTGTTCTTGCACTTTTTTCTTCATCAGCTTGACATAGTTG is a genomic window containing:
- a CDS encoding sigma-54-dependent Fis family transcriptional regulator, with protein sequence MSKEDIVLIVDDEKVMRDSLVEWLQEDGFGVAAAESGMEALQMLDQVDPTVIVADIKMPGMDGITLVRKIKEKRPGLPVVMITAFATVENAVQSMKEGAYDFITKPFPPEKLSHVLRHVIEHQHLLRENLLLRKENRHVMQMVITTLVVFVVLLFVLYFIFAK
- a CDS encoding 4Fe-4S binding protein is translated as MQQIVTTIETRCKRCYSCVRRCPAKAIRVENGQAKVMAERCIACGYCVKVCPQKAKKIRDGVTPVRNMLAGDQPVIALLAPSFPAAFTDVRPTQMVRSLRRLGFAQVWEVALGADGVAQQYAELVHQDVMPMLISSPCPAVVNYIEKYYPELVLVLAPVVSPMIALGRLLRRRLGSDSRLVFIGPCIAKKKEMVDPQVAGVIEEVLTYEEILDMLESADIDPAEQEDAPFDNPEAGLGRAFPLSGGLLESAALEYGVLHEEIAVTDGRDRVLEAIAKTAEGKIEARFLDLLFCEGCINGPQMANALSGFVRRDKVIGYCKTRTQNLDVAAAFNGVDLHRTFTPEHLDTPMPPEEDIRRILAVTGKVALEDELNCGACGYPSCREKAIAVLQGFAEAEMCLPYMVEKLESVQEELTRANRELKDSLTTLQKTQQQLVQSEKLASVGQLAAGVAHELNNPLGGILIYSGLLLEQANKESRQAKDLQRIMAETDRCRRIVRGLLDFSRQTRIDAAIVNLNKILSSTLALVTEQALFLNIQVVQQLQESLPNVFVDVGQIQQVFLNIILNAADAMNGKGTLSVRSETSPEGDYVLVSFSDTGTGMTPEIISRIFEPFFTTKPRGQGTGLGLAIAYGIVQRHHGDILVASQPGMGSTITVKLPIAA